TTGCTGATTCTGTAGGGACTTTCAGCTCAAGCTGTAAAAGAAGGAATAGCGAACAAGGTCCATGGCTGTGGTCAGCAAACTGTAGTGGAAACATTCTTCCCTGCTGAAAACAAACCCATTTATTATCACGGATGATGAACCTGTGGAGAGTTGGTGGCAAATTCATACAGGATATTAGACAAGGACCTTCAATGCAGTAAATCGTAGTACTTCCCCAGCAGCTGTCACCCCGGCAAGCCTCTCTATGCCTATTTATATCTGGAATTATTTAAATGAATGTCCTCTTAGGTCATCTACTAAACCTGCCCAACACTGCTCCTgagttacaaaaataaaaataataatatacacACAGACTCAAGTTAAATATTAGTTTATTTAGCTTTAAATAgtaaatttataaataaatgcattaaatatTGGCAAAGTCTGCACTGCCTGTTGAGCAATTTAATATTTACAATATGTCAACaggaaataataaaacagtTCACATTATGGAGTGGAAGACTCATAACTCACAGTCATGCAGTTCTGTTGTTATTTGCATAGTTAATCTTTAGCACTTCAGAATATtctttgagctttttttcaaAAAGCTGTAAAGGGTTTAGAAGGAGTGTAAGCCTGAGAGAAATTAAAAAGGGATTTCAAGTAATATTGTATGGCAGATGTGCATTTAAGCAAACTGGTTTCActctttgagattttaacattgAAATGAGGAGTCATGAAGACTTTTTTGAACCCTTTACGAGGCTGCACCATCACTTCACATTCTAAACTCGAATAATTGCAAAAACACcttcaaataaatatataaatatcttTCCAGTTTCATGATCACTGATTATCTATGCTGCTCATGCTTCGCCCAGTCCTGCCATCCTCCAGAGTAATGCCGAACACTGAaacaagacaaaagaaaaaaaaaaggtaaatattTGCTTTGACGAAATCACAGACTTTTCATAATTTAAGACTTTCAAACAAAATCATGCATTTGTACGTGACTGTACTGTCACCAGACAATTACAGCGTTTTACTACTTCTCACATAGATATAGAAAATGTGATGTGTGACATGTGGCATCCATCCAAGGAGGAATAGCATTGTGCAACTACAAGGCAATAACCTCAACTATAGTAAATGCTGTCTCATGATAACTATAAAAGTCTAAGTTTAACCACAATACTGATAACTTTTCTCGTGACTGAAAATGGCCAACTTCAGTAAGAAACATAATGACAAGGTGGAAATCGGTGATGGTGACAGACATAAGCCAAGGACACATCTCACTCTTTGTATCCCAGTGTGATGGCCGTGTTCAGCGCAGTCTTGCTCCTCATTCCCGCCAAGCAAGTAAACACAACGTTATCTGTCTGGTGGGGCAATTCACCACCATACTTTTCTTTGAAGTCTTCTGGACCCAGCTGGAGGGCAGTGTTCACTTGTGCCACTGTAAAGTCAAAAAACACAAAGGTTAAGGAAGTATGATGGGTTTGGTGCTCTGGAGAACAGTTGGTTGAAAGCATTGTAGTAATATTTTAGAATAATGCCCCCCTTCATACCATATAATATGAAGTGGGCCATATTACTTGCGTTTTACTCCATTTAGTATTGTAAGTAAAATTGAGCACATTTCAAACCTAATTAAACTTGCCATTATAAAGCACAGGGGACAAAGCACACCTTCAGATGTTTGTTTGATGAACAATACAAAAACTTTGTGTGAGTTTGGTTCATTTTGGACATTTATGAATTGTTATTTACCTCCAACCCACACAAACTGCAGTATACTACATTAGTATACAAGTCTACAGCCCTGGCAGCCCAGCCGGACAACAGTGTTGCAGGTAGAGAGCGCAGTACTCACGGGGGACGTTAATGGAGCCGGGGATGAAGCCGTATTCTCGGAGCTCCCAGGGCTCTCGCACATCTATAACTACCGCTTTCCGCCCAACCAGGAGCTCCTTCAGCTGCTCATAACTCACGACTGTGCTCGCTGGCGTTGAACTGAATGTGCGGAACAGCAACTCTGCGTTTAAAAACAAGACAGACAATATACTTAATGCAATATATGAGCGCCTTCCAAATATGACAGTGAGTCGCTAATGTTAAACCTCACTTTTGTAACCGGGGCGAGTGCTGACACTGCTGGACGCAGAGCCTTGTCCTCCCGGGACGCAAGCTTCAAACTGGACGGTATTATTCCATAAGAGCCGCGGGACAACACCGGCAAGTCTCCAACAACTTCTCAAGGCCATGTGTGATTATCAAAGCCAGATACCTCACTCTAAATTATCACTGCTCTCCAACACAAACCCTCACTTATGCGGTATCTGCGTGGGACAACTAATAAAAGTCACAATGCCGACAATTATCTGCGCTTGCGCAGACGTACGGCTATCCTAATGGGCCAAAATTCTTTCCCCACAAATGCCTTATTCAAACAAGTAATCTGTCAAACTATTTATCAACACAAATTAGCATCATGTCCTCTAATTAGATCAAACAGGTGCATcaagtcaaaacaaaaaaacattattcaTGTTTCATTCGCCGCTGTTGTGCCACCGCCATGGGAAACTGGGAAACCCGTAAAGATGGGAATCAAGCTTTTATTTACttctagttaaaaaaaaaaaaaaaaagtaataataatcaCATGTATTGTCCTCGTGGTACTGGTATGTCGTTTTCTTTCCCCTCTCCAACACAAAAAACTAAACTGCGCTCGTaacagtttagtttagttatcTGATTCTTAACTCTTCACCGGTGAGATTTTCCCACTGAACTTGAATGCAGCATTGGGCCAACCTGAGCTGCCGTAGTGCGTCACATGTAACTAGTGCTGCCTGTAAATGCTAACGAAAGCTTGACACATGTTTTAAAAGTCAAGGGTGGAAACAAAAAGATATTGAGATAACTGTTGACGGTATTGTGCGTTTTTTCTTTGAATAGCCATAATGTCTGCGTGTAATTTTGGATGAAACACACCAGTTCAGTTTTTATTCTGCCAAGCTAATGTAGCTGGCCTTTTTTTGCAAGCCAGGAAGAGCTGACATCTCAGTGTTGGCTTCATATTAGCTGACAAAGTCAACATAGGAGCTAACTTTAAGAGGTGAGTTAATATATATTCCATTTTCGCTAAATCTAGTATGAAAAAGATAAATTAATTTTGAAAATTTCCTTAATAAATGGGTTAGGAGCCTCTTATTCTCACCCAAACCGGGCTGCCGGGGTTGTTAAGGCCTCTTAATCATGGTGTTGTCCATTAATAGAGTTATCGGTCGTAAAAACTCTCATTTTCTCCTACTGCCTTTATTTAGCAGTGACATATCATGTAGCCGTAGGTATTGTCACCGTTCGCTTCCAGATTTCCTGCAGTTTAGAAAAGCTTTAGGTCAGTAGCATGTTAGGCGAAGGGTGTAAAAATTCGTTCAAAAGGAGTCCACCAGGAAAATCAGCTTAAACCTACAAGCTGTGGAAAGTTTTTGATTGGTTAAATCAGTCACCTGACTTTAATCGTCCTGAACACACCAGCTTGAGAGTAGCGTCAAACACACCAACCTATAACAGCCAAACCACCTATTGCATTTACcgtttaattatttaaataatctTCAGGAGAGGCTATTCTGGTATGgcaaaaaactgaattgttgttgttgttgttgttgttgttgttgttgtcgtttcttttagttttttctagtgctgttgttttgaaagtggATTTCTTTGAGTCAGAGCCCAGCAAGGAGGAGTGGGCTTGGGCTTTTGAATgaaggagggagggaaaaaacaaTTGCTTTAATGAAAAGTAGTTTactgaatatatataaaatatgagaaagCAAGAGTGTAATTGTGCAAACATAATTAGTTATTCTATCctaatataatttttttcatgattgttgGAAGCAAAGTAGTGCTTGACGCTGCAATGTATGCATAGCTATGTGAATGTAAACACATGCTGTCATAAAGTTTTGAATTGGCACATTTCTGTAGGACTGTGCTGTAGTACAATGACAGCacaataaatgtgtgtgtgcatttaacAGTGCCTGATTTAGACTgtagggtttgtttgtttgttttttattttcaacagTACCATTCTGTTGTGAAGAAAATGATAATAGCAGTTGGGTAGTACGTGGATAAACAAAATTATGGGTGGGTGTCCTAAATGTGTAAAACTAAACCAGTGTTGTCCCTTCTTGCTTTCAGTGCTCCAGATGCGGCTGAAGGACCCCTTCTCCTTGAAAGCCGCCGACATGACTAAGCGGACTAATAAACCAAGAAAACCTCGAGATGAGGAATCATCAGATGAAGTCAGCGGTAAGTCACTGTAACAGTACATGGCACCTGTTACAGTTAAGGCTATAAATTTTGACTTGGTAGAGTCCTATAGACTATTCCTGGGTATTTTTTGTCAGtgttgaaaagtctgtaacatttcattcattattctTATGGGATCAGTGCTATTCATCTTCAATTAAAAGGATCCTTGCTTACAAGACACCTTGTCTGTTAACAGGACTGACTTGCCAGCATGTGAGTAGAGCAGTGGACTTGAACTCAGTAAAGAAATCAGTCCTCTCGAGTGTGTGGTCGGTATGCTCAGAGTGCCTAAAGGAAAGGACAATGATTGATGGCGAGCCAGCAGCCTCTCAGGACATTCTGGTGTGCCTAAAGTGTGGTTTTCaggtaagttttttttaaaaatagtaaaTAAAGCAAAATGTGATGTAGAAGAGTGTAAACTAAATTGAAATAAACAACAGAGTAAGAACGTCATTATCATATTCAAGTTTCTTTAATTCTTAGTTGTGTATGAACTTGACTGTTTCTTTACTTTCATGTATACGctcactggacactttattaaACGTGCCTTAATAGTGCCGGGTTGGACCACATTTTGCCTCTAGAACTGCCAGAATTCTCCACAGTATAggttcaacaaggtgctggaaacattactTGGAAACTTTAGTCGTTGTTGATTTGATAGTATCATACAGTTGCTGCTTGCATGTCAAAAATGCTAATTTTACATTCTGCCCTGCTCTGTTGCATCGAGATCTGGTAgttgtggaggccatttgaaaACAATAAACTCATTTTCATACTCAAcaaaccaatttaaaaaaaaaattatttatttacttttttgttgttattcagttttggtgagcccGTGTAAATTGTGGCATCATTTTTCTGCAGACacagtcttctgctgctgtaactcAGCTGCTTCGAGGTTTGACGTGTTCtatgttcagagatgctcttctgcattcctttgttgtaacaagtggttatttgagttactgttgccttggCTTTGTAGGGAAAAtcacagatcagcagtttctaaaatactcaGCCCATCTACCACCAACAGCCAAGCTATGCCCAAAGTCACTTATTCAacgttcttcttctttctgatgctcagttaAAGCTTCACCAGTTTTtattgaccatgtctacatgcctgaATGTACTAAGTTGCCATGTAATTTGCTTaaaagatatttgcattaatgaacagttgaacaggtgtacctattGAAGTGTTTGGTGAGtgtatttttcagcagcatcGGTGACTAAGACATTTTGTATCAATGTGACCAGAATTCATGATTTACGAATAACCAAGTTATGACATAGGtggttaaaaagaagaaaatacagttctgtttttttaaattcttcaaTTACAAGGTACTAAACTATCAACAGTCCTTTATAAGAACAAAATGCCCCTCCTCATGAggttgaaggcatttttgaggcttaaaatgtggttttagtttcagggttacagttagcctaaacctaaccataacctaaggGTTG
The genomic region above belongs to Oreochromis niloticus isolate F11D_XX linkage group LG11, O_niloticus_UMD_NMBU, whole genome shotgun sequence and contains:
- the tstd3 gene encoding thiosulfate sulfurtransferase/rhodanese-like domain-containing protein 3, encoding MALRSCWRLAGVVPRLLWNNTVQFEACVPGGQGSASSSVSTRPGYKKLLFRTFSSTPASTVVSYEQLKELLVGRKAVVIDVREPWELREYGFIPGSINVPLAQVNTALQLGPEDFKEKYGGELPHQTDNVVFTCLAGMRSKTALNTAITLGYKDVRHYSGGWQDWAKHEQHR